From Primulina tabacum isolate GXHZ01 chromosome 2, ASM2559414v2, whole genome shotgun sequence, one genomic window encodes:
- the LOC142538024 gene encoding LOB domain-containing protein 2, producing MQRSTNTTSACSSCKHQRKKCTDKCILAPFFPATKALEFQAVHKVFGVSNVTKIVTNLKEEDRKIAVDSLVWEALCRQKDPVLGPYADYRRVCEELRLYKNQFRQLPITQGSLVYKPTQGLTGWNINNKVASGDNDDGVDNNSSMNNIHINGNSVMDFYTFSYNDSAHNIQDSNKFIRPEKQNDSSLILPQQYLPNAFNQQYFITGKYNPMDSKSMESTLWEGSS from the exons ATGCAAAGATCTACAAACACAACATCTGCATGCTCATCGTGCAAGCATCAGAGGAAGAAATGCACTGATAAGTGTATATTGGCACCATTTTTCCCAGCGACTAAAGCCCTTGAATTCCAGGCCGTTCACAAGGTATTTGGCGTGAGTAATGTGACGAAAATCGTGACGAATCTCAAGGAGGAAGATCGGAAGATAGCTGTGGATTCACTCGTATGGGAAGCCCTGTGCCGGCAAAAAGACCCTGTGCTTGGCCCCTACGCCGACTACCGAAGAGTATGTGAAGAGCTTAGGCTATACAAAAACCAATTTCGCCAACTCCCCATCACTCAAGGGAGTTTAGTTTATAAACCAACGCAAGGACTAACGGGATGGAATATTAATAACAAGGTTGCAAGCGGCGACAACGACGACGGCGTCGATAATAATAGTTCTATGAATAATATTCACATAAACGGGAATTCTGTGATGGATTTTTACACCTTCAGCTATAATGATTCTGCACATAATATTCAAGATTCGAACAAATTTATAAGACCCGAAAAACAGAATGACTCTTCTTTGATTCTTCCTCAGCAATATCTGCCGAATGCTTTCAACCAGCAGTACTTCATTACAG GCAAATATAATCCAATGGATTCCAAATCCATGGAAAGCACGTTATGGGAAGGCAGCTCTTAG